The following are encoded together in the Desulfovibrio legallii genome:
- the brnA gene encoding type II toxin-antitoxin system BrnA family antitoxin, with amino-acid sequence MKNAANNNFEEYFDNGGSVMPFANMAHAVKPNSPMCIDLELPIWMVEALNQEAQRQGISLQSLCKICLDDLITEKAKRISA; translated from the coding sequence ATGAAAAATGCTGCCAATAATAATTTTGAGGAATATTTTGATAATGGCGGAAGCGTTATGCCTTTTGCCAATATGGCGCATGCCGTCAAGCCCAACAGCCCCATGTGCATTGATCTTGAACTTCCCATCTGGATGGTGGAAGCACTGAACCAGGAGGCCCAGCGTCAGGGAATTTCACTGCAATCCCTATGTAAAATATGCCTGGACGACCTTATTACGGAAAAGGCTAAACGAATCTCCGCGTAA